The Streptomyces sp. NL15-2K genome contains a region encoding:
- a CDS encoding TetR/AcrR family transcriptional regulator — MAVRSESSRRAILDATMDLLVRDGRRAITVQKLTMEAIAKRAKVSKATIYRWWPSKAAVVIDAFMENHLAHTRIPEGVPVRDALLAHLKSLITHYAGPQGKLVAQIIAEGQYDPETMANFRERFWQERAAAVEKLMRQGIDEGVFRPDLDPSAAAQLFYAPVYFHLLFGVSPLNDALAEQLVDLGIRDLTAHSVQDGRT, encoded by the coding sequence GTGGCTGTACGAAGCGAATCGAGCCGTCGCGCGATCCTCGACGCGACCATGGACCTTCTCGTTCGTGACGGACGGCGTGCCATCACGGTGCAGAAGCTGACCATGGAGGCGATCGCCAAGCGGGCCAAGGTCAGCAAGGCGACGATCTACCGGTGGTGGCCCAGCAAGGCCGCCGTCGTCATCGACGCCTTCATGGAGAACCACCTGGCGCACACCCGCATCCCCGAAGGGGTACCAGTGCGCGACGCCCTCCTGGCACACCTCAAGTCGCTGATCACTCACTACGCCGGCCCGCAGGGCAAACTCGTCGCCCAGATCATCGCCGAGGGGCAGTACGACCCCGAGACGATGGCCAACTTCCGCGAGCGCTTCTGGCAGGAGCGCGCCGCGGCCGTGGAGAAACTGATGCGTCAGGGTATCGACGAAGGCGTCTTCCGCCCGGACCTGGACCCGAGCGCGGCAGCCCAGTTGTTCTACGCACCGGTCTACTTCCATCTCCTCTTCGGCGTCAGCCCGCTCAACGACGCCCTCGCCGAACAACTCGTTGACTTGGGGATCCGAGATCTGACAGCCCATTCAGTCCAGGACGGAAGGACCTGA
- a CDS encoding ABC transporter substrate-binding protein, translating into MTVCLRQAVFVPPSVCVVADELGIYADMGVDVETVLVESSTDQRDRLLSGNVDVGVTAMDNLLVWNADGGDLRIVAQVESTTPLELVARPSVTGVQGLRGAVLGVDAVNNGFAVVLRYLLTRRGLSAADYTLLPVGGVRERWEALRAGSIDATLLGPPLDEQATGEGFVSLASVQAEVPDFPGQGVVAGPGVLKAHGDGLLRYLAALEAARQWLCDASHGQVMDLMAKGGHGPASARAALRTRPESLVPARAGLERILSMRDGLGLLPQPVPGAGDLYADGPLGVELRP; encoded by the coding sequence ATGACGGTGTGCCTTCGACAGGCGGTGTTCGTTCCGCCTTCTGTCTGTGTCGTAGCTGACGAGCTGGGGATCTACGCCGATATGGGTGTGGACGTCGAGACGGTGCTCGTCGAGTCGTCGACGGATCAGAGAGACCGGTTGCTGAGCGGGAACGTCGACGTCGGCGTCACAGCCATGGACAACCTCTTGGTCTGGAACGCCGACGGCGGGGATCTTCGGATCGTGGCCCAGGTGGAGTCGACAACGCCTCTTGAGCTGGTTGCCCGGCCCTCGGTGACCGGGGTGCAGGGACTGCGGGGTGCGGTGCTGGGCGTCGATGCCGTGAACAACGGGTTCGCTGTGGTGTTGCGTTATCTGCTCACTCGGCGTGGTCTGTCGGCCGCCGACTACACGTTGCTGCCGGTGGGTGGGGTGCGTGAGCGGTGGGAGGCGCTGCGCGCGGGGTCGATCGATGCGACGTTGCTCGGACCGCCCCTGGATGAGCAGGCGACGGGGGAGGGCTTCGTGTCGCTGGCCTCCGTGCAGGCGGAGGTGCCGGACTTTCCCGGGCAGGGTGTCGTAGCCGGCCCAGGGGTGTTGAAGGCGCACGGCGACGGGCTTCTGCGGTATTTGGCGGCGTTGGAAGCCGCACGGCAGTGGCTCTGCGATGCCTCGCACGGGCAAGTGATGGACCTGATGGCGAAGGGTGGTCACGGGCCGGCTTCGGCGCGGGCGGCGTTGCGGACGCGTCCGGAGTCGTTGGTTCCCGCGCGTGCGGGTCTGGAGCGGATCCTGTCGATGCGCGACGGGCTCGGCCTGCTGCCGCAGCCCGTACCGGGCGCCGGGGATCTGTACGCCGACGGGCCTCTTGGCGTGGAGTTGCGGCCGTGA
- a CDS encoding bifunctional 3-(3-hydroxy-phenyl)propionate/3-hydroxycinnamic acid hydroxylase: MSQDCEVLVVGGGPIGVKMLAELGHAGVQAVGIEMWPEMWKQARAVHFDAEAMRSFQPIGLASQVSAVTSPMRHYRMENEAGDTLLSFSTGQWGPQAWHGENLFHQPEIDALLRAEVDRLPGVELRLGTTLLELEEDEEGVHCHVRTTEGARQTITARWVVACDGANSTVREALGIPVENLGVDDPWLVADGHLHGTADIEGDMVLLGRHTRPALWLRLPGDRARIELKVLPGDDPDEIITPEGIARLSKGLLTAENFTPDRRSIYTFRARVAERWRVGNVFLAGDAAHQAPPLFGQGLCAGMRDVTNLVWKLRLVSSGRAPESLLDTYESERRPHAWYWVDEAATMANLVQTTDAHVAAQRDAHFLAEPEKGFPADPALGPGLHTGDVDVHAGRLSIQPLLHDGTRLDDIVGNRFLVAAEPELLAGLPASLRAALEDEPEITVLTSTEQIGELLHSVMSPAVVVRPDRYVAGTAQTAQSLEELLRMLPLGLEREAHRDMTRTEETAALS; encoded by the coding sequence GTGTCCCAAGACTGCGAAGTCCTGGTCGTCGGCGGTGGCCCCATCGGGGTGAAGATGCTGGCCGAGTTGGGCCATGCCGGCGTGCAGGCCGTGGGTATCGAGATGTGGCCCGAGATGTGGAAGCAGGCCCGGGCCGTGCACTTCGATGCCGAGGCGATGCGCTCCTTCCAGCCCATCGGTCTTGCGTCTCAGGTGTCCGCTGTGACAAGTCCGATGCGCCATTACCGGATGGAGAACGAAGCCGGGGACACCCTCTTGTCCTTCTCTACCGGACAGTGGGGGCCGCAGGCGTGGCACGGCGAGAACCTGTTCCATCAGCCAGAGATCGACGCGCTGTTGCGCGCCGAGGTCGACCGGCTCCCTGGTGTGGAGCTCCGCCTCGGGACGACGCTCCTGGAGCTCGAGGAGGACGAGGAAGGCGTCCACTGCCATGTCCGGACGACCGAGGGAGCGCGGCAGACGATCACTGCGCGCTGGGTGGTCGCCTGCGACGGTGCCAACTCCACGGTCAGGGAGGCGCTCGGCATCCCTGTCGAGAACCTCGGCGTCGACGACCCGTGGCTCGTGGCCGATGGACACCTGCACGGGACCGCGGACATCGAGGGCGACATGGTGCTTCTGGGCCGGCACACGAGGCCCGCGCTCTGGCTCAGGCTGCCCGGCGACCGTGCGCGCATCGAGCTCAAAGTACTGCCGGGCGACGATCCGGACGAGATCATCACGCCCGAGGGAATTGCCCGGCTCAGCAAGGGCCTTCTCACAGCTGAGAACTTCACCCCGGATCGTCGCTCGATCTATACCTTCCGCGCCCGCGTTGCGGAGCGGTGGCGGGTTGGCAACGTGTTCCTCGCGGGCGATGCCGCCCACCAGGCGCCGCCCCTGTTCGGTCAGGGTTTGTGCGCCGGTATGCGGGACGTGACCAATTTGGTGTGGAAACTGCGGCTCGTCTCCAGCGGCAGGGCACCCGAGTCGCTGCTCGACACCTACGAGTCCGAGCGTCGGCCCCACGCTTGGTACTGGGTCGACGAGGCGGCGACGATGGCGAACCTCGTGCAGACCACCGACGCTCATGTCGCTGCCCAGCGGGATGCTCATTTTCTCGCCGAGCCCGAGAAGGGCTTCCCTGCAGACCCAGCCCTGGGGCCTGGGTTGCACACGGGAGACGTCGACGTGCACGCCGGGCGCCTCTCGATTCAGCCGCTGCTGCACGACGGGACACGTCTCGACGACATAGTGGGGAATCGCTTCCTGGTCGCCGCTGAGCCCGAACTGCTGGCCGGGCTTCCCGCCTCCCTCCGTGCAGCCCTGGAGGACGAGCCCGAAATCACTGTGCTCACCTCGACGGAGCAGATCGGTGAGCTGCTCCATTCCGTGATGTCCCCGGCCGTCGTGGTCCGTCCCGACCGCTACGTGGCCGGGACTGCGCAGACGGCCCAAAGCCTCGAAGAACTGCTCCGCATGCTGCCTCTGGGACTCGAGCGGGAGGCCCACCGCGACATGACTCGGACCGAGGAGACGGCGGCCTTGAGCTGA
- a CDS encoding VOC family protein, with protein sequence MPDRPITHLRHVDIAVQDYEKQVAFYEEKWGLTKVGTDGDVTYFAAEGSPEQYVIRVRRSQDKRLDLVAYGAADRATVDALATRLARDGVKLVGGPDTLQTPGGGYGFRFFDVEGRTIEISTEVAARTHRKVEEREDIPVRLSHVVLNSPEPERLQAFYEKYLDFRLTDTNVHPKLGGIMWFMRCNPQHHSMAIARCPHVSLHHASFEMRGLDEYMRGSGRLMRDGVHKVWGPGRHRAGDNTFTYFHDPNGNTMEYTTELETLDEDTWHPHLYSTEDPETSDQWGTSNPMNDFVSREMFNDPDRGLFIAPPV encoded by the coding sequence ATGCCTGATCGACCGATCACTCATCTGCGGCACGTGGACATCGCGGTGCAGGACTACGAGAAGCAGGTCGCTTTCTACGAGGAAAAGTGGGGGCTGACCAAGGTCGGCACAGACGGTGACGTCACGTACTTCGCCGCTGAGGGCTCGCCGGAGCAGTATGTGATCCGTGTCCGCCGCTCCCAGGACAAGCGTCTGGACCTGGTGGCCTACGGCGCGGCCGACCGTGCGACGGTGGACGCTCTGGCCACGCGACTGGCCAGGGACGGCGTGAAACTGGTGGGAGGGCCGGACACGCTGCAGACGCCGGGCGGCGGCTACGGCTTCCGGTTCTTCGACGTCGAGGGGCGCACCATCGAGATCTCCACCGAGGTCGCCGCCCGCACCCACCGCAAGGTCGAGGAGCGCGAGGACATTCCCGTGCGGTTGTCGCATGTGGTCCTCAACTCGCCTGAACCGGAGCGACTGCAGGCCTTCTACGAGAAGTACCTGGACTTCCGGCTCACCGACACCAATGTGCATCCGAAGCTGGGCGGGATCATGTGGTTCATGCGGTGCAACCCGCAGCACCACAGCATGGCGATCGCCCGGTGTCCGCATGTCTCGCTGCACCACGCGTCGTTCGAGATGCGCGGGCTGGACGAGTACATGCGCGGCAGCGGCCGTCTCATGCGCGACGGAGTCCACAAGGTGTGGGGCCCGGGCCGGCACCGCGCGGGGGACAACACGTTCACGTATTTCCACGACCCCAACGGCAACACCATGGAGTACACCACGGAGCTGGAGACGCTGGACGAGGACACCTGGCATCCCCACCTCTACAGCACCGAGGACCCGGAGACCTCGGACCAGTGGGGAACCTCCAACCCCATGAACGACTTCGTGTCCAGGGAGATGTTCAACGACCCCGACCGCGGACTGTTCATCGCACCCCCCGTATGA
- a CDS encoding fumarylacetoacetate hydrolase family protein: MSSTPFSLGTFAEASGSPFPGIVLDDKVYDTRAVLPEAATTRDLLADWEAALDALQGLADAPVGPGLPLGDLRVLAPVQLPGQIIAAGANYREHVIQITVAHRLGKADATEEELREQAAREIDERRANGEPYVWIGVPSAISGPYDDIVLPSIGENHDWELELGVIIGREAREVSPAEALDYVAGYTICNDLTTRSLVPRPEIPMMGTDWMRSKNQPGFYPTGPYVVPARFVADPHDLDITLRLNGKVMQKGNTGDMVFDIPALISYVSHRLALQPGDMLITGSPEGNGSHYGRFLRAGDVMESEISGLGSQRNVCR, translated from the coding sequence ATGAGCAGTACGCCCTTCTCCCTGGGAACGTTCGCCGAAGCGTCCGGCAGTCCGTTCCCCGGCATCGTCCTGGATGACAAGGTGTACGACACCCGGGCCGTTCTGCCCGAGGCCGCCACCACCCGAGACCTGCTCGCTGACTGGGAGGCGGCCTTGGATGCGCTGCAGGGTCTCGCCGACGCGCCCGTAGGCCCCGGGCTGCCGCTCGGCGACCTGCGAGTGCTGGCCCCGGTCCAGCTGCCGGGGCAGATCATCGCTGCCGGAGCCAACTATCGCGAGCACGTCATCCAGATCACGGTGGCGCACCGCCTGGGGAAGGCGGACGCCACCGAGGAGGAGCTGCGCGAGCAGGCTGCCCGGGAGATCGACGAGCGCCGGGCGAACGGTGAGCCGTATGTCTGGATCGGCGTTCCGTCAGCCATCAGCGGCCCTTACGACGACATCGTCCTGCCCTCCATAGGTGAGAACCACGACTGGGAACTCGAGCTGGGCGTGATCATCGGTCGCGAGGCGCGAGAGGTGAGCCCTGCGGAGGCACTGGATTACGTCGCGGGCTACACCATCTGCAACGACCTCACCACGCGCAGTCTGGTGCCCCGCCCGGAGATCCCCATGATGGGCACGGACTGGATGCGGTCGAAGAACCAGCCCGGGTTCTACCCCACGGGACCGTACGTCGTCCCGGCGCGGTTCGTGGCCGACCCGCACGATCTCGACATCACGCTGCGGCTCAACGGCAAGGTCATGCAGAAGGGCAACACGGGTGACATGGTCTTCGACATCCCCGCCCTCATCTCCTACGTCTCCCACCGGTTGGCCCTGCAGCCGGGCGACATGCTCATCACCGGCTCGCCGGAGGGCAATGGTTCCCACTACGGGCGGTTCCTGCGCGCCGGAGACGTGATGGAGAGTGAAATCTCCGGCCTCGGGTCGCAGCGCAACGTCTGCAGGTAG
- a CDS encoding MFS transporter encodes MSVGVKADSLQQHTSHKTRGVTGLLATATGLCVANLYYGQPLLDAIARGLHTSSSTAALLITLTQAGYAVGLLLLLPLGDLVDRAKFVPLMSLTTAIALAVMAIAPSAPLFLAAAAVAGAGASSAQVLVPFATELAPAHHRGRVVGTMAMGLLLGSVLARTVAGYLADLAGWRTVYGAAAVAMGVLALVLRLRMPVVTSSTRIGYGALLASTFRIIRREPVLRVRMALGGLSFAGFSVLWTALTMLLSGSPYHYSMGTIGLFGLLGVVGSLVARPVGSLTDRGRGGLLTTLSCLLLALSWVVLFFGNHHIARVIIGAALFTLAVQGLQVANQSRIYQLDSGALSRVNSAYMTAYFIGGAVGSGLTGAVYGTGAWTGVCVLGLTLSVLTVLAWAFGSRADRRRPAPAHT; translated from the coding sequence ATGTCTGTCGGTGTCAAGGCCGACTCGCTTCAACAGCACACGTCGCACAAGACGAGAGGGGTCACCGGGCTCCTGGCCACGGCCACGGGGCTGTGCGTGGCCAATCTCTACTACGGGCAACCGCTGCTCGACGCCATCGCGCGCGGGCTGCATACGTCCTCGTCCACGGCCGCACTCCTCATCACGCTGACGCAGGCAGGCTACGCGGTAGGACTGCTCCTTCTGCTGCCACTGGGTGACCTCGTCGATCGAGCGAAGTTCGTGCCGTTGATGTCGCTGACCACGGCGATCGCCCTGGCGGTGATGGCGATCGCTCCTTCCGCCCCGCTCTTTCTGGCTGCCGCCGCCGTCGCCGGAGCAGGCGCCTCGAGCGCGCAGGTGCTGGTCCCGTTCGCCACCGAACTTGCGCCGGCGCATCATCGCGGCCGGGTCGTCGGCACGATGGCGATGGGACTGCTGCTCGGCTCTGTGCTGGCCCGCACCGTGGCCGGTTACCTTGCCGATCTCGCCGGCTGGCGCACGGTCTACGGCGCTGCCGCTGTGGCCATGGGGGTGCTCGCCCTGGTCCTGCGGCTACGGATGCCGGTGGTGACGTCCTCCACGCGGATCGGCTACGGGGCGCTGCTGGCCTCCACGTTCCGAATCATCAGGCGGGAGCCGGTGCTTCGCGTGCGGATGGCGCTCGGTGGTCTCAGCTTCGCCGGGTTCTCGGTGCTGTGGACCGCCCTGACCATGCTGCTGAGCGGATCGCCTTACCACTACTCCATGGGAACCATCGGATTGTTCGGGCTGCTTGGAGTCGTAGGCAGTCTGGTGGCCCGACCGGTCGGATCACTCACCGACCGGGGGCGTGGAGGCCTGCTGACCACCCTCAGTTGCCTACTGCTCGCCCTGTCCTGGGTGGTCCTGTTCTTCGGAAACCACCACATCGCGCGGGTCATCATCGGAGCCGCGCTGTTCACCCTGGCAGTGCAAGGACTCCAGGTCGCCAACCAGAGCCGCATCTACCAGTTGGACAGCGGTGCGCTGAGCCGTGTCAACTCGGCCTACATGACGGCATACTTCATCGGCGGAGCCGTCGGCTCCGGGCTAACGGGCGCCGTATACGGGACGGGAGCCTGGACCGGGGTGTGTGTGCTCGGTCTGACCCTCAGCGTGTTGACAGTGCTGGCTTGGGCGTTCGGCAGCCGCGCCGACCGGCGGCGTCCTGCGCCGGCGCACACCTGA
- a CDS encoding TetR/AcrR family transcriptional regulator, producing MEDRVFGPADETADGVAPETAQETSSAKPATSSGKRQCRRRPRDQDRQRDPAGTRRAILAAADAEFGARGFDGARVVRIAEAAGVSHQLITYHFGGKRGLYEALSERRLEESIQVTRTRSFAEAARGYVHRAYENPAWVHMLTRQDPGMRPPAEDARVAELFKSVEDMRDRQTRGEFRSDLDVGAVALVFFAASIAPVAFPWLARELTQQDPASPEFIDHYAKQVSRIISALAEATVAEKS from the coding sequence GTGGAGGACAGGGTATTCGGCCCGGCCGACGAGACGGCCGACGGAGTCGCCCCTGAGACCGCGCAGGAGACGAGTTCAGCGAAGCCCGCAACATCTTCCGGGAAGCGACAGTGCCGGAGGCGCCCCAGGGATCAGGACCGCCAACGCGATCCCGCAGGTACCCGACGCGCCATCCTCGCGGCGGCCGACGCCGAGTTCGGCGCCCGCGGATTCGACGGGGCCCGGGTCGTCCGTATCGCCGAGGCGGCCGGTGTCAGCCACCAGCTGATCACCTACCACTTCGGAGGCAAGCGGGGGTTGTACGAGGCACTGAGTGAGCGGCGGCTCGAGGAGTCCATCCAGGTCACTCGGACTCGCAGCTTCGCGGAGGCCGCACGAGGCTACGTGCACCGGGCATATGAGAACCCGGCGTGGGTGCACATGCTGACCCGCCAGGACCCCGGCATGCGCCCGCCCGCCGAGGACGCGCGGGTCGCCGAGTTGTTCAAGAGCGTCGAGGACATGCGTGATCGACAGACGCGTGGTGAATTCCGCAGTGATCTCGACGTCGGAGCCGTGGCCCTCGTCTTCTTCGCCGCCTCGATCGCTCCGGTGGCCTTCCCATGGCTCGCCCGCGAACTCACCCAGCAGGACCCCGCCTCACCGGAGTTCATCGACCACTACGCGAAGCAGGTGAGCCGAATCATCTCCGCACTCGCTGAAGCGACGGTCGCCGAGAAGTCGTGA
- a CDS encoding acetyl-CoA C-acetyltransferase, which yields MPEAVVVAAARTPIGRAFKGSLKDVRPDDLAVTAVRAALDQLPGLDPTQIDDLHLGCAEPSGEHGANIARRVAVQLGLDEVPGTTVNRFCSSSLQTARMAFHAIKAGEGHVFVSAGVECVSRYRHFGPTGADADDVLNPAFEQARDRTAEDARTNGLWTDPRCDGLLPDVYIGMGQTAENVAGLSKISRQEQDHYALRSQQLYAKAAESGFHAREITPVRRPDGTVIATDDSPRPGTTYEALEGLQPAFRPGGSVTAGNSCPLNDGAAAVVIMSDVRARELGITPLARIVATGVSGLSPEIMGLGPVEATRRALAHAGLPIGDIDLFEMNEAFAVQVIASQRELRIPLERLNVHGGAIALGHPFGATGARIMTTLINGLRTRDAQWGVETMCVGGGQGMAMVLERLS from the coding sequence ATGCCTGAAGCCGTCGTAGTCGCTGCCGCCCGCACGCCCATCGGGCGCGCTTTCAAGGGTTCCCTGAAGGATGTCCGCCCCGACGACCTCGCGGTGACGGCGGTCCGCGCGGCCCTCGACCAGCTACCCGGACTGGACCCCACACAGATCGATGACCTGCATCTCGGCTGCGCCGAGCCGAGCGGCGAGCACGGTGCCAACATCGCCCGGCGGGTGGCCGTACAGCTGGGGCTGGACGAGGTGCCCGGCACCACGGTCAACCGTTTCTGCTCGTCCTCCTTGCAGACCGCCCGGATGGCCTTCCACGCCATCAAGGCAGGAGAAGGCCACGTCTTCGTCAGCGCGGGTGTCGAGTGCGTCTCCCGCTACCGGCACTTCGGACCCACCGGAGCGGATGCCGACGACGTCTTGAACCCGGCATTCGAGCAGGCCAGGGACCGTACCGCGGAGGACGCGCGAACCAACGGCCTGTGGACCGATCCCCGCTGCGACGGCCTGCTGCCCGACGTCTACATCGGCATGGGGCAGACCGCGGAGAACGTCGCGGGCCTTTCCAAGATCAGCCGCCAGGAGCAGGATCACTACGCCCTGCGCAGCCAGCAGCTGTACGCCAAGGCCGCCGAGTCCGGGTTCCACGCCCGGGAGATCACCCCTGTCCGAAGGCCCGACGGCACGGTGATCGCGACCGACGACAGCCCGCGCCCCGGCACCACGTACGAGGCTCTGGAAGGTCTCCAGCCGGCCTTCCGGCCAGGCGGCTCGGTCACCGCAGGAAACTCCTGCCCGCTGAACGACGGAGCCGCCGCCGTGGTCATCATGAGCGACGTCAGGGCGCGAGAGCTCGGCATCACTCCCCTGGCCAGGATCGTGGCCACCGGCGTGTCCGGCCTGTCCCCGGAGATCATGGGCCTGGGACCGGTCGAGGCCACACGACGGGCCCTCGCGCACGCCGGCCTGCCGATCGGGGACATCGACCTGTTCGAGATGAACGAGGCGTTCGCCGTTCAGGTCATCGCCTCTCAGCGCGAACTCCGCATCCCGCTGGAAAGGCTCAACGTGCACGGTGGGGCCATCGCGCTGGGGCATCCGTTCGGTGCGACCGGCGCCCGCATCATGACCACGTTGATCAACGGTCTGCGTACGCGCGACGCGCAGTGGGGCGTGGAGACCATGTGCGTCGGAGGCGGGCAGGGCATGGCCATGGTGCTCGAACGCCTGAGCTGA
- a CDS encoding ABC transporter substrate-binding protein produces the protein MTACFRQAVFVPPPVCVVAHELGFFAHVGLEVETVLIESSTDQRDRLLTDDVDAGVTAIDNLIVWNSGGGDLRVVAQIESTTPLRLVAQPSVRGLEDLRGATLGVDAPDNGFAVLLRHLLGQHGLPPGAYEFEPVGGVRERFEALRSRSIDAAWLGPPLDELAQQEGFVSLLAVEDEVPDFPGQGVVAGPTTRQAGRENLSLYLTALDTARKWLHATEDEQILDVLTRGGYGPASARAALRTRPVSLAPARAGLECVLTMRDKLGMMPDRAPGADDLYDGRPLGLELRP, from the coding sequence ATGACGGCGTGCTTTCGACAGGCGGTGTTCGTTCCGCCACCCGTGTGTGTCGTTGCCCACGAGCTGGGTTTCTTCGCCCACGTCGGCCTTGAGGTCGAGACCGTGCTGATCGAGTCGTCGACGGACCAGCGTGACCGACTCCTGACCGACGACGTCGATGCGGGCGTCACGGCCATCGACAACCTGATCGTGTGGAACTCCGGCGGAGGCGACCTGCGAGTCGTCGCCCAGATCGAGTCGACGACGCCGCTCCGCCTGGTCGCGCAGCCCTCGGTGAGGGGGCTGGAAGACCTGCGGGGCGCAACGCTCGGCGTCGATGCGCCGGACAACGGCTTCGCCGTCCTGCTCCGTCATCTCCTCGGTCAACATGGCCTCCCGCCCGGCGCGTACGAGTTCGAGCCGGTGGGCGGAGTGCGCGAGCGCTTCGAAGCCCTGCGCTCACGGTCGATCGACGCGGCGTGGCTGGGGCCGCCGCTGGACGAGCTGGCGCAACAGGAGGGGTTCGTCTCGCTGCTCGCGGTCGAGGACGAGGTGCCGGACTTCCCTGGGCAGGGTGTCGTGGCCGGCCCCACGACGCGGCAGGCGGGGCGGGAAAATCTCTCGCTCTACCTCACGGCCCTCGACACGGCGCGGAAGTGGCTGCACGCCACTGAGGACGAACAGATCCTGGACGTGCTGACGAGAGGCGGCTACGGACCGGCCTCGGCGCGGGCCGCGCTGCGCACCCGCCCCGTTTCACTGGCTCCTGCTCGTGCCGGTCTGGAATGTGTCCTGACGATGCGCGACAAGCTCGGCATGATGCCCGACCGGGCGCCTGGTGCCGATGACCTGTACGACGGCCGCCCGCTCGGTCTGGAGCTGCGTCCATGA
- a CDS encoding hotdog fold thioesterase — MTPDPFTPDGRRDDTELVMDGQVAKSVRHLLSEDRTCELLGIHVESAADGRARARMRVRPDMVNGHAIVHGGLVFALADTTFACAVNSYGPPVVTASADITFRRPGHLGDELIAEAVTRSWQDRTVICEVTVRRGDEVIVEFSGRGAQIVLADGVPSAGGNPVPGSLSGRAGHEEHRARPVGADTEALDGSAVPGHVTGR; from the coding sequence ATGACGCCCGACCCGTTCACTCCCGACGGCCGTCGCGATGACACGGAGCTTGTCATGGACGGGCAGGTGGCGAAGAGCGTGCGTCATCTGCTCAGCGAGGACCGTACCTGCGAACTCCTGGGGATACACGTCGAGTCGGCGGCCGACGGTCGGGCGCGCGCACGGATGCGGGTCCGGCCGGACATGGTCAACGGGCACGCGATCGTGCACGGCGGGCTCGTATTCGCTTTGGCCGACACCACCTTCGCCTGCGCCGTCAACAGCTACGGCCCGCCGGTCGTCACGGCGAGCGCGGACATCACCTTCCGGCGCCCAGGCCACCTCGGTGACGAACTGATCGCCGAAGCGGTGACCCGCTCCTGGCAGGACCGCACAGTGATCTGTGAGGTCACGGTGCGCCGCGGTGACGAGGTCATCGTCGAGTTCAGCGGGCGGGGGGCGCAGATCGTCCTGGCGGACGGGGTGCCGTCGGCGGGGGGCAATCCGGTCCCGGGCAGCCTGTCCGGACGAGCCGGCCATGAGGAGCACCGCGCCCGTCCGGTGGGCGCGGACACCGAGGCGCTGGACGGATCTGCCGTGCCAGGGCACGTGACGGGCCGCTAG